In Juglans regia cultivar Chandler chromosome 13, Walnut 2.0, whole genome shotgun sequence, the DNA window aagtGACCCAAACCTTTTCAACCCTTGGATGGGTAGGTGGGAGGAAATATCTCCCAAGGTTTAATCCTAACCGTTCAGCCCCTTGGCTTGTAAGACAAGCCATTTGACTTTCCCATTTCCTCTCTTCACCGTAAGCTTCCTCAAGAAGCTAAGAGGATTTTTCCCTTCTTCATTCTCTTACCCGTCGGTCCCAAGGCACACGGAGGAGAGAAAACTTCTCTAGTCTCCTTCATTCACACGAAGAACCCTTCGGTTTCCCCTTTCCCAACTGCGCGacctcttcttctcctcaagCTGATTCTCCCATTTCGTAAACCCAGGTTTCCACCGAAAGCCTTCAAGGAAACTTCATCGTGTAAGTGTGTTTTTGTGGCTGTAAATTCTGGTTTCGAAATcttaaaattatgatttaatcTAGGGTTTGTTTTAAGAATTTTTCTGTCGTTCCAGCTTTGAGATTTTTGGGATTTCTCTTCCCTTTCGCATCTGCTGTGTTTCCGTGGCTTGAAAAGGGGATGAAATCAGGTGATGCTCTTTCCCTAAGACTTCTTGCGATTGAGTTTATTGAAGTTTCCTAGACTAGTTTCTTGTTGCTTCTCCTAGTGTTTTATCTAAGGGGTAGTGATCGAAACTCCTATTTTTTTGGGTAGACCAAGTATCTTGAAAAGGCTTTGCCGTGAGTCATGCTCTGTTCTTGTTGAACCCGagctgtgtgtgtgtgcgtgtacGTCTATACTCTGTTTAGGGATTCAGCCATGTGAGTGTTCTATTTCATGAGGATAGTTGTGCTTGTGTGTGTTCTGTTATGGCCCTAAACCGTGTGGGTGtgtgctctgttttgaggtGGTTTTTGCCATGGATCATGTTCTGTTTTGTATGTGGATCAAGaagtcgtgtgtgtgtgtgtcttgtTTGTGTTCCAGCCGTATGTCCCAAGGTTGAGGTTGTGTTTTCTCTTATGTTTTCTTGAGTCCAAGCTATGTTCTTAATCATGCttttatgtattaaattaatgaagttaagactttaattttaaacatgctTTGCTCAAGATTTATGGCCTAAGTGAGCCACCAagacttataaattaaattggtaAGCTTACCTTAGAAGTTTTAAACATGCCAAGAGTTtgtatctctttattattattgttttcagaatatataaatatatgaagctTTCTTAAGTTTCTACGTCTCTTGTACTAGTTAATTGTATGATTGATAATTGATCAAGTGAGGGATGTTTAAGACCATGAAAACATTGAGATTTGCTAGCTGTCCATGCATTACAGAAACTAGAAAACAAGTTCTGTTTTGGAAGCCTAAGCCAATCACTTTACCATTGCTTAACCTTACTCCTTCTTGTTTAATCAAAGATAAACTTTAGCATGAAAAACCATTGGAGAATGAGTGACAAAACCAACCCTCTTATGAGCATTACCTCTTGTTGGATCTATCTTCCATATGATGATGCAAAACTGTCAAAATGCCCTCCTTTATGAAAATTCCAGATTTATAGTACATCTTCATGTTTAACTTATGATTTCCATCTATTATCATTATAGAAAACAATAGCCTTTAAGAAATGGACAGCAAGCAAGCCTCATACTCTCATAGGTacttaaatattgtaatgaggATACTAAGAGTTGACTTAGTACCCTGTATGTAGCTAAATGGGTTAAGGAAGACGTCTTAATTCCACTTGGAATTTAAGTAAGCGCGTATGGGTATTGGATAGTAAAGTTTTAAGtagaatgaatattaatatgtttatttcatttcattgaataggagtttattttcaagattcaaggaacTTACTTGTAAAGCCatgaggtaagtagctatgaccatgctccttaGACACAAAGCtcttttatgaaaaagtctctctctctctctctctttccaaatgtttctcttatgaaagaatagatgcatgtatagtatgtataagCCTTTCTTGGTAACCCCTGTTAAGTACCTTGTTAATTACCATTGTGTGTATGtaaggtaatgcatcatgagattttatgcatgctctctcAAATAATTATGCCGTACTTATATGTATCATGACATGAAACATTCATTTCAAAGAAACGCATATGCATTGGCACgaaatgaagatgatgaaaatgttactttttctaaagaaaggaaaggaaaaggaatgaaAGCATGGATGTATGAATGTACGTAATGGCCACATGTATGAAAACGGTAccaaatgaatgggcagattgcaatgccgggtaagtagtactggaagtgcacccagtgctgccccttcATGAAAGGGAGTCCCAACCTGCGGCCGCGGGcgggaatccaggtccaaaaaaccgctaaccccaacacacggggcgtaatagtgtgtactggcccaagaaagtgaaacgtaaagcaaagtcatttctaaataatgttatgcatgaaagcaagtaatgtttatgcatgaaaagtatagttaagcatgaaagtatagttatgcatgaaagttaagcatgaaaggtatagttaagcatgaaagtacagttatgcatgaaagttaagcatgaaagtacagttatgcatgaaagttaagcatgaaaggtacagttaagcatgaaaagtacagttatgtatgaaaagtacagttattcttaaattgttatgcatgaaagcattgtcaagaattagcaaatgtttatgtatgcatgtttaaaaaggaaagaatagatgcctagtatgttTATTGCAtgatgtactacttactgagtattcgacttatttttgtgttaaatgttttaaacgtccaggtatgaatgatgaaaaggctggggagcaaggcattactgcagagggagaggcagacGTTTAGGACCTTCCCTAACAAGGATAGTTATGTTACGAATGATGGGTTATGTTATgtatagatattttaagttgggatggactctgagagtctcttatagatgaatgttcgaatagaaCGTCCATTAAGTGTTCCCTTTTATTAAACGAAAAATTTGGAGTGCATGTGTGTCATTTCCATGCCGATCACATgttataagaaagaaaagaatagccATGTAAGTCAGGATTCCGTCCTTCCTGGGACGGGGTCGTGACATGTTTACTACTtttgattatattttactttatttacttaaaaaaaaatttatgttagttcgattttttttttgtttttaggaatTAGAAGTGCATGCGCCAATCAAAATCATTAGAGCATATGCTTTTCGATCCTGAGATTGAAAGAATATTACGTtggataaataaaaagaaaaagaaagaggtcgcCGCCTCCAATGTTAATATGGCAGACCAGGAGCACAAGGCGTTAAGAGACTATGTGATGCCCTCGGTCAATGGGGCGACATCCAGTATAAGGCGGCCAActatacaagccaataacttcGAGATCAAGAGGACCATCATTCAAATAATCCAACAAACCGTCTAATTTGGAGGGCTATCACAAGAGGAACCTAACGTCCATATTGCAAATTTCCTGGAATTTGCGATACGTTTAAACACAACAGAGTGACAGATGATGCAATTCGATTgagactttttcctttttcacttaGGAGAAAAGCAAAAGCTTGGCAAAATTCTTTGTCGCCTGGCAGCATCACCACCTGGGAACGGTTGGCACAAAAGTTTTAGCGAAATATTTCCCTTCGGCCAAGATAGCgaagttaaggaatgatatcTCAACCTTCATCCAATTTGTgggtgaatcattatatgaggcatGGGAGAGATACGATGATGTATTGCACAAGTGTCCACATCAACATCACAGCCTGGCTTCAAGTACATACGTTTTACAATGGTTTTGGATCCATAAATCGATTTATGGTTGATGCAACCGCAAGAGgagcattaatgagtaagaccGCTGAAGTCGCATGTGAACTTCTGGAAGAGTTGGCATCTAGCAACTATCAGTGGGCCGCAGAGTGAGCAATGCCAAAGAAGGCGGCCAACGTCATTGAGCTTGACTCTATGTTGGCAATTGCGGCTCAGCTGGTAAATCTACCCAAACAAATGGGTAAAATGAACATTAATgttattcaaactaatgttatttgtgatcattgcgtaggaaatcattcaagtgcAGATTGCCAAGTGGGCTTTTGCCCAACCGAGTTATGAACAAGCCCAATATGTGTCCAATTTCCAATGTCAAAACAATCCTTATATAAACATGTTCAATCCCGGATTGACAAATCATCCTAATTTTTCATAGAGTAATAACCAATTATCGGTTAGACCACCTCACCAGTTTCCATAGCAAGAGAAGAAGTCAACACTTGAAGATATGTTCATGCGGTACATGCAAAAGAATGATATAGAGAACAAAAACAACTCGGCTTCAATCCGCAATCTTGAGGCACAAATCGGTTAGCTCTCGAACATACTTACCGAGAGGACAATAGGAACCTTACTGAGCAACACTATGACCAATCTGAAGGAACATGTTAAAGCCATGACGTTGTGAAGTGGGTGAACACATGACCAGCCAGAGTCAGTAAATACCGACCAAGATGAAGAAGCTACCGAAAATGTGGAGTCCGAGAATAAGGAAACCGAGTATGAGGTGAAAGAGACCGATCAGGAGGTGACTGACCAGCAAGCTGAGACGACTAGAGAGAATAAAAGGGCTGCAAAATCCAAGAAACCAGGGAGTCTACTTCaaaaacttattctccttcaattcttttttcgtaaagattgaagaaaaataagattgataatcagttctctaaatttttgagtatatttaagcaagtacatattaatattcctctcattGAAGCTTTAGAACAAATGCCGaaacatgcaaaattttttaaggatatattatcaaacaaacGGATGTTGGAGGAGCATGAATTTGTGACGTTGACTGAGGGAAGcagtgcaattttacaaaagaagctgctgcctaagttgaaagatccGAGGAGTTTCATGATCCCTTGCACTATAGGAAATTTCTGTTTTGATAAAGAGTTGTGCGACTTAGGGGCAAGTATTAATATAATgtctttctctattttcaagAAACTAGGTATTGGAGAAGCAAAGCCAACCACCATTTCTCTACAGTTGGCAGATATATCTATTAAATACCTGAGATGACTCATTGAGGACGTACCAGTGaaacttgataagttcatcttcatGGCCGACTTTGTTGTGCTCgatatggaggaggacgaggagatcCCTTTAATACTGGGCCGACCTTTCCTGGCGACAGGGAGAACCTTAATTGATGTCCAGGaagggaaactcattttgagggtcGACAAGGAGCAAGTCACGTttgacatatattttttttttataataaaggatcacatttcatttataaagaggacatacaactttgacttaaaaagtcagttacaaacgttaatagcttctcagcacactttcgtggctgacatggtctagcccAAATGACAGaactctaaagaccgaagtctaagagattcgtcgtacatatctctgtccccgacagagtaaacaaaacccataccccgactacgcgAGGTAGGGTGCACCAATCCCATACACCGCCAAAGCGGAGATGGGGACATACCACCAATTCGGACCACGGTCCGCGGGGactaaattttttgattttttgatttttttttttccaaaacagaaCACAAGACAGTACAATGGAAACACAACTAAAAACAACAGCAAAAGAAAAGCTCCGAACGGCTGCGGCGCGCGTGGCGACGGTAGAGGGCCTCTCGGCGTCGCGAGAAGGCCACTCGCCGAACGCCTCCGAGTTTTTTGGCCGCGCGTGAGAGCAACTCGCCACTCCGGATGGCATCGCCTTCGGTAGACATGAAGATCGGTggctgggcaacaccatggACAGGCGCGTGCTGATCCATTGTCGCCGGAAAGACCAGATCCAATTGTTCCCCCTTATTTagcctacaaaacaaaacaacacaaaaacgGAGCGGCTGTGTGCACAGAGCAGACGGAGGTGGGGAGAGGTGGGgagagggggaaggagccgaagctcccaccccctcgagcGCTGAGGGAGATGAGTTTGAGAGAGACGGCTTCgggtttgagagagagagctcaatGTCGATGGTTCTTCGCCTATTGCGTAATCATTCACTAGTACTCTATATCCACGTTTGACATATTTAAATCTATAGAATTCAAGTCTGAggtacattcttgttttcaaataagtgaCCGAGATATGGTCAAGGCCGACGAGACTTATGGAGCCGAATTTCCAAAGCTATACCACTTGAGGTATGTCTCACTCACTTTACGTCTATTCAATctgaagatgaaaaagttaagtgTGAGAGATATTGGGAAGCTACACCTTCTGTTCCACATTCACTAAAACCAAAAGTAGAAGAGCTAAACTCATCTCAGCCGATCGCCCAAGCTTGAACTAAAACCGcatccatcaaatttaaggtacACTTTCTTAGGATAGAACTCCACTTTTTCAATCATTATTAACAGTTCCTTAAgtgatgtagaggaagagaagttgtTGAGAGTTTTGCGATAACACAAGATGGCATTGGGTTGGACCATCTCGGACATCAAAGGAACTAGTCCTTTAATTTGaatgcacaagattttaatggtGGATAATTTTAAACTGATCATCCAAGCCTAAAGGAGACTGAATCCATCAATGCAAGAAGTGGTGCCTAAAGAGGTATTGAAGCTGTTAGATGCTGGGATCATTTATTCAATCTCAGATAGTGCATGGGTAAGTCTAGTGCAAATCGTTCCAAAGAAAAGAGGGATAACCCTAATcaagaatgacaacaatgaacTCATACAGACGAGGACTGCCATGGGACTGCGACTATGCATAGATTATCGAAAAATTTATGATGCAActcggaaagaccattttcccttaccgtttattgatcaaatgctagaaGGAATTGCCTGTCACACCTACTACTGTTTTCTAGATAGATATTCTGGTTACAATCAATAGCCACTGCAATCGAGGATCAAAAGAAGACTACTTTCACCTGTCCTTACTGCACTTTTGCATATAGGCGTATGGCTTTTGGTCTTTGCAATGCTCCAGTCacttttcaaagatgcatgATGTCCATATTCTCTCACATAGTGgaaaattttttagaagtcTTCATAGATAACTTCTCGGTTTTTGGTTACTCTTTTGATAACtgcttatctaatttatctttgattttgCAAAGATGCAAGGAGGCAAGgcaaatattgttttaaattgggAAAAATGTCACTTCATGGTCAAGGAGGGAATAGTGCTCAGCCACTGCATTTCCTTCAAGGGAATTGAGGTCGACTGAGCAAAGATCGAAGTTATTGACAAACTCCCACCACCAACCAATGTGAAAGGCATGAGGAGCTTCTTGGGTCATGCCAGGTTCTATCGCCGATTTATAAAGGAGGATTTTTCCCAAATTACTAAACCTCTATGCACTCTGTTGATTAAAGATACTCGGTTTGAATTTTCTTATGAATGCTTGCATActtttgaaacattgaaaaagaaattaatttcagcacCTATCATTGTATCACTGATTGGAACTTACCTTTTGAATTATTGTGTGATGCCAGTGATTATGCTATAGGGGTTGTTTTGGGGCAAAGAAAAgatataaattttcatgttatttattatgcaagtcagACCTTAACAGgagctcaacttaattatgctactactaaaaaagaattgttaTAGCAGTTGTGTTTGCCTTTGACAAATTTCACTCTTATTTGATAGGTTCGAAGGTGGTCGTCTACACCAATCACTCAGCTCTTAAATACTTTTTGTGGAAGAGGGATGCCAAACCAAGATTGTTAGGATAGATTTTGCTACTACAAGAGTTTGATTaggaaataagagataagaaaGGTACCGAGAATGTAGTGGCCGACCACTTATCTCACCTTGAGCTTAAAGAGGTGGCTGGCGAGGAGAATTTCTCAATTAATGAGACCTTCCCGGACGAGCAATTAATGGCTATACAAGTAGTTCCATGGTATGCCgacatggtaaattatttggtgtccaAAATGCTACAAGCCgaaatgacatatcaacaaaagaataAGTTCTTCTCcgacttgaaatattatttttgggaggaacATTTTCTATACCAGCACTGTGTGGACCATGTAATAAAGAGATGTGTGCTCGATGAGGAGTTGGCAAGCATACTAGGACATTGCCAGTCATTGGAAGCGGGGGCCACTCTGGTGGAGCAAAAAGAGCAGCAAAAGTTTTACAAGGCGGCTTTTATTGGCCGACTGCTTTCTCCAAACCAACCAGTTCTAACAAATAATTCTCATCCCATGAACCATCAGCCCAAACATCATTAATTCTGATTTCAGAATGCCCGACATTCCTACTTGCACATAAAGGTCCACTTGCCAGCCAACGATCAAACCAAAAGGAAGACCTGCCCTCCCTCACTTTAACAATA includes these proteins:
- the LOC108982729 gene encoding uncharacterized protein LOC108982729 yields the protein MYESIIIIKKQLESQTPLTTLYSESVKTFTGGFVVVGYMYPAPPDANKPFDFPISSLHRKLPQEAKRIFPFFILLPVGPKAHGGEKTSLVSFIHTKNPSVSPFPTARPLLLLKLILPFRKPRFPPKAFKETSSSLRFLGFLFPFASAVFPWLEKGMKSGMNDEKAGEQGITAEGEADV